CTTCGTGGCCGATACGAATAGCTTTATCGCTATGCTCAGTAGCCCGTGTGTTGGCGAAGACGTCGTCCGGCAGCGAAGCTATTTCGCGCAGATGGTTCAATGCCACGTCGTCGCCACAGGTTAAGCCTCGCACATCGAGGCTGAGATCAACCGCGAATTCGCCGAGCGATCTGCATCCGTTCAGCTGCGCTAATCTCGACGCAAAAGACGCGGGCATTTCGAAAGGCGACGCTTTTAGCTTGAGAGGCAGCACGGTCATATCTGGGCCTCCTCTGAAACCAACCAAGCTTTGACGTCAATTCTTTCAAAATCCTTCTCTAGAAACGGGTTGGCAAACCTCGGGCAGTTTGTTTTTCGTTCATATGCATTCGCAAAGTGGCTCAGTGACACCGCGGCTACGTCGTCCAGTAATGCCCGCCTGATCGCGCTGATGATGTATGCAACCATTACGCCGAACTCACGATTTGCGGCATGGACCAGCCGCCCAGCGAACTCTGAGCTATCAACATCCTGTGCGACGCCAATGGCTGCGTCCGCCGCATACTCACCAACGATGCCGAGAACATCGTGATCATCAATGACAGGTTGCAACCGTGGGACCTCGATAATGGTTGTTCGTCGGCGGAGTTGCGTATCGTTGTTTATTGTTTCCAGTAATCCCGGCATGCCGGACAGGATGAGGTCGACTGGCCAAATTTTATGGATGTGTCGCTATATCGTGTTGGGAATGTTCAGATCTCCTGATCAGGTTGCTGCGAGGATGCTCTGAAAGGCGGCTTCGGGCTTGATTTTGGCGCGAAGGAGGAACCAGCGCAGATAGCGGTAGAGATATTTCGTCGCTGGTCCGCAGAACGGTCGAATGAAAGCATCGTATCGCGCGTGCAACGCATTGACGTTCTGGATGTGGAACGCGCCGGCGACAACCCGTTTCCCAAGTTTGTTCGAGACCTCGTAGTGTGTGAGGCTGTGCTTTTTGCAGAAAGAGCGATATGGTCTCAAGCCATCGCTACATAGCACCGCATCATCTGGAATGATCGGTGCCAGGGCGATTTCGATTGTCCGGTTTCGGCGGTTTGCGATCGGTGCGAAGAGACGCCTGCCGCCCCGATCCATCACAGTCAGCAAGGGGATCTGCCACTGCGAGAGGCCGCGCGCCATCTTGATCCGTCCGCTGCGATAAACATACCACTGCGGCCGAGGTGGAGCGGGATACTGGTTGGAGTTAGCCGCGTGATTTGCCCACTCACGAGAGCCTTTCCGGCTTTCTCGCTGATAGGTCTCATCGACCTC
This genomic window from Roseovarius sp. M141 contains:
- a CDS encoding IS1595 family transposase, which gives rise to MSLKQATNISQHAFRQFLDRIIQLTPRQIEDLLSRAHDVRQRRAALAEIETRTEQERKCPHCNEERRQKWGQTRTGVQRYRCDCCLRTYSGLTGTEICGLHRHDLFLEVIRNMLSDTPLSCRKLAARLGLTKDTIWRWRMIILESLAEACDKDFSGVVEVDETYQRESRKGSREWANHAANSNQYPAPPRPQWYVYRSGRIKMARGLSQWQIPLLTVMDRGGRRLFAPIANRRNRTIEIALAPIIPDDAVLCSDGLRPYRSFCKKHSLTHYEVSNKLGKRVVAGAFHIQNVNALHARYDAFIRPFCGPATKYLYRYLRWFLLRAKIKPEAAFQSILAAT